The segment CGGTCCAAACATCAGTGGCTGGGTTCATCTTTTCCACTCCAAAGCTCGGATGGCGTTTTAGGGACTGATTTCGGTGGTAACTGGTTCTGTGAATAGACAGCAGTACTTACGGCTTCAGCTCAGTAGGACTCCGCAAGCTTAACGCCGAATAACATGCAGCGACTCATCTCGACCAGGTATCGATTTTTCCTCTCGGCGATTCCAAACGACTTTAGGAACTGATTCCGACATAGCTTCGCTCGCCGACAGCATTCGCATCCTTACTTAATGTCGCAATCGTTCACCTCCAATCGGGGCTTTATTCAGCCTCTTACCTAGGACTACCCTTTTTTCAATGTAACAGCAGCCACATGGCCACCAACGGGAATTCGGCATCTTTTTTCAGCGAACGTCAGCTCTTTTTTTCCACGAGTTTCGGAAGTGACAACAGATTTATTGGTTCACGTTGCTTAGCGACACTTCGGTTGTTTTTCCGTCTATAGGGTAGCACTAAATTTTTCAAGCGTCGGCACCTTGCAATCCCTGGGCTTTCGATGATATTCCCAAAGAATCACGGCACAGGTGGGCTCGAATCCACAATCTATTCAGTATGACTCGAATATCCACCAGCTATCAGAGCAAAAGTAACGGTTTGGTTTTCGCTCAGCACAGTTTTCGACGGGGTTTTTTGCCCTATCTACAgcaaaggtgataagctggatatcctgaatgccgcctacaataTGCTGTCGCCAGTAATCTTCTACCAACTATCGCCAAAAGACAATTTGTGGGAAGTCACCAGGccagcttcatggagggtcggtctacaacggaccaaatcttcaccctgcggcagaccCTCCAGAAAAGcagcgaattccgagtccccacgcatcacctgttcattgatggcaaagccgcatatgatagtgtaaaccgacaagagctacgGAAAGTTCTGATGgagatggatgggatccagtgctgtgtgagggaAATCGGATGGATTGTCGGACTCATTCGAATCTTGCAGGGGCTTCGACAagaagatggtctttcctgtatgctattcaacattgcgcttgaaggtgttttaAGCCGAGCGGGGattgaaatgcggggcacgattttcaataaattcagtcaatttatctgctctgCTGACGTCGTGGTAGCTGTCGGCcaaacatttgaggcggtggaggatcagtacaccagactaaaacgctaAGCAGAGAAGATTCAGAAGTAGTATTCAGAAAGCGGTTTAAGCTGGATCGATACGtagggcaggacatgttgccagaatgcccgaaaattatcctgcaaaaatggtcttTCGCGTCGAATCCGGTAAGGAGCAAgatgaagaggggcacagcgagcgaggtggcaggACTAGGTGGAACGAgtccttgtcataagacgtaagtgcaattaagtaaataagtaaaggAAAGCCGCGGATCTAAAAATACACCTACGATTAGGGTTATCGGAAAACCCTTAACGAGTGAGGCTTCGACTTCTAGTTAGGCACGACCGAAGCAGAAATGGGGCTGGCAGAGGAAGAACGCATTTAAACGGAGCAGAGTAAGGAAGTAAGACAGCAAGAAGTATTAAGAATGCGGGAACTTGAAGAAATGCAGCGACAATTCGAGGAGAAGAAGGCCTTGGTGGACGAGGAAAAATGGATAAGAGCGTTGAAGCTAGAGCAGGAAAAGTTGTCTCAAACTAAGCAACGAGCTATTCGACAGGAATCGCtggagaagaaacgagaaaTCGAGCGCTTGATGTCTACAAATGTAAGTAGAGCGGGATCGGTTTTTAGTCGTGCCAAAGATGTGTAAGAAGAGCACACTGGCTCAGATCCCAAAGGAATACCTGAGAACCCGGTGGAGTACTTTTTCTTAAATCAATGTGAATGCCACTTACCCAGCAACACTATGTGAGAGCAGCAGACAGCTACCAAACGCGTAACGAAACTCCTGACCTGTCATCGCCCCACAGAGGTCTCGCTATTCAGAAGCAGTGAAATCAAGTCGCCAACCCGATGCCTTTATTAACCCTTTACCTCAGGTTCAACCTGGCGCCTCAAAACCTCATCGACCATCTTTCTGCTAAGCAGCAAGACGATCATGTCTCAAATCCTATGCTGATGCACGAACAAGTCGAGAAGCTAGCCGTCCAGCTTAAATTGAACTGGGAAATTTTTAAAATCCGGGATCCCCAGGTTTTTCCTCTTGTAACCAAACCAGTCGATGAAAAATTCTGCGTGGTTTTTCAAATTGCACAGACTGTTGTTCCGTCTTGAGTGATTTTacattaatgaaaaaaaaaacgataagaAATTGGCAGTTGCAAAGTTGTTGATATTAGTTGGTCCGTACTGCCAGGTAGTCTGATATAAAGTACCGGCGTTCAGAACCTAATTTTAAAGAGATGAGCTTATTTATTCGATGACAAGAGATGACGGAGAGTTTCGTAATACTCGCGTTAAGCATGTAACTCGAGCGTAAATCTTTGAATCTGCTTACAAGCCATGGGAGTTTGAATTGAAAGCCAGTTTCCGCTGAGACGATCAAATCAAGGCCCTCTATTCAATCACAGCAATTAAAAACCGTCGATTCTGATTTGAAGTCCACGTACGGTTTGATAATAGATCATCCCTAGGTTAAAATTTTGAACGTTAAAAGGTTGTAGATTTTGAACTCCCATTAAATCGACATTACTCTGCAAGTATTTGGGTACTATATTTTATAAAACTTAAACTTGTACATAGGAAAAATTTGTTCCGAGTGTAAACCTTTTCCAACCATCAGTATTGACGATCAGAATTGTTTCAGGCCAGTCACGCGTTTCTTCGCTGGCAACAATGTGGAATTCGGCAAGTACAGACCGTTGTTAGCTTTGTTGACTTTAAAAAATTGTGTGTTTTTGCAGTGTGCTATCAAACTACTAATACCTTTTCTCGCAGTGCGACACCGTTCAATCCATGCGGTCATCTAACTACTTTCATCAGTGCTCACGCTTTTCAAATTTCGAAGGTTACTGTGTTTTGGTTTTCCAAGTTGCGGAATAGTCCTTTTCAGTTTCACGCCTGCTTAGACAGCTTTCTTTCTATTCCTAGACGCCCCCAAACCAGTTGGTACTAACTACAATAGAGTCATTCCAACGAAGGAAATCAATCCGGCAGAAAGGGATGAATTTTGGCGCAAAGAGGAGGAAGAAGAAAAGCACCGGCTGCAGTTGGAGTACGAGCGGAAGTTGAGCGAAACGATTAAACTGGAAGAGGTTTGCCCCTTGTTACTTATTCTCGATTTTATTTGAACAAAACCGATTTTCTTTCACATTTTCAGGAACGCCGTCGCCGGGAGGAGCGCGAGTTTGAGAAAAGGGAAGCGGCCCTGGAGAACGCACAGAGTCCGGCTAAAGTGGACACGCGTCAGACGCCCGACAGCAGCCGGATGGAGCGGGAGCGGGAAATTAAGCAAGTCGCCGAAGCTAGCGGTAAAGTGAGCTCGGTTAAGGCCAGATTTCTCAACAGTACCGCCCCGGTGAATCCACTGCCGGTGCAGATCCCGCAGCAGCCGGTTGTACCCGAACCGGCCATGTCACCGGACTCATCCAATGAGGAAgcaagcttgatcaacgaactGAGGGCGGAGCTGGAAGCCGAGCAACGGGAGCTTAACGGAAGACAGGCGGAAACGATACAACCGCCGCAGGAATTCTTTGATCCGAATGCAACGATCGATCTGTCCGATGAGGACAATATGCTTCGAGCGAGAGCACTGTACGACTATCAGGCTGCAGACGACTCGGAGATAAGCTTTGATCCTGGTGACATCATCACGCACATCGATCAAATCGATGAGGGCTGGTGGCAGGGTCTGGCTCCCGACGGCACCTACGGGTTGTTTCCTGCAAATTACGTCGAGCTGATTTGAACGCACGACGCGAATTGATCACGAACAAACATCATTCATTGTCATCACGCAAAATGTAGTATTATGtcttgtttaaaaaaaactacttaTTGTCCTTCTTCCATCACACTGAACGGAGACGAATTTAATTCGTGCTTCGGCTTAAACTGCAATTGAGGTATATATTCGAACAGTCGCGCTAATATGTGACCCCCCCTTATTGACATGTTATTATTAACACTTTATTCATTACTCCGCGACATTTTACAAGAGACGAGCGAACGAACAACATTGTCATGTTAAAAACACCTGTTATATTTAGCTAATAATattaataacaacaacagtaataataataaagtcCTGACTCCTCGAGCAAAAGATAACACGTGCATAAAAGGTTGTCATGTTTGCAGGTGGAATGAGAAAAGAATGTCCTTTCTTCTTgataagcaaagccttgggcttaaacgtctttctaagacttgacctttctttatcgacagacttcacagccggttattagaatacaggacagttacggggctggtgcaacatacctactaactctatctagcagcaccgcctagccgagattcgaacatagttaataggatctttgcactaaccccgtaattttcctttactctaataaccggctgcgaagcatgtcgataaagaaggatcaagttctgaaggacggttatacccatggctttgctttgatgTAGTGATATgccaatgaatctgaatctgatcgcttctatgatcttgataTCTAGAAGAGATTTTTTTCCGTTTCTGCTCGGTACTGTATATATTCTCGTTCACCGTAAGCCCAGAAGGAAAGAACAGCAGCTTGTACTTTTTCTTCTCATTGAGCGTCAGCCACAAAAGGACCTTTTGAGGGATTGCCCGCTGTTCAGACACAGTGGGCTtgactgacgcttccgcatatCCGGTGGCCACGTagtgcctcacgatgtccaacttcttcgcttcgGGGTGAAGGTGGTAGaacgaacaaagcatcaagcgtagttgcttgactgctTTCGCCATGGCTGCAAATCCACTGCTAAGGAAGTCAAATTTTCAAAGGGTTGCTATGATTGGCGATGCATCGAATGAATTCACCCCTGGGCAATCAGGGTAATCGCAtggaaaatcgttaaaatcagtccaTTTTTTTATCACATACGTTGCACTTTATTTTAGACTTATTTTCAATGCAATCTTCTCTGATATGTGTTTTAGTTTAGTGTATTAATTTTTTACTGGTTCAAAGGTTCTGGCGACAGGGAGAACGGTTGACCggatttattaaaaaaacaTTACCCGCGTGCTGATCGCTGCACGCCTTTCAACAGCTTCTAGAGGATTATTGAAAAGCAGACAGAAAAGACCATTACTTTGTCGAAGTCGAAGTGACCGTTTTCGGCCATAATTTTTTATAGCTCTTGTAGGTTCATACTACCATACGTGGGTTTCGACTATAAGTCGATGTATAGGTGATGTGTTTTGACTCGGAATTCGTGACATTTCTGGAGTATTCGGTCCTCTGTGCACCAACCTTCCATAAACCCGGTTTATTGATTTTCCATGAATCTATTGGCTAGTAGCAACAATCGATAGCAGATGAGTTGGGAAAGTACTTAGAAGGCGACAACCAGCTGATAGCTCGGCAATTCTCACAATCCATCTTGTGGTCTTTCTTGCAGATAGTACATTTAACAcatttcggttcggattcagtTAACTACAATCCCGAGCATGGAAAAAGTAACAGAAGGATGACGCAGTTGGTGAAGAATTGGAACAACTATTTCGGTCTAATGACATGAGAAATTTTTATGAAAAGGTCATGGAATCTCGTAAGGACTACATTTCGAAACCGGACATGTCTTGAGACAAGGACGTAAGCCTAGTCACAAATGACCGCGAGGCGGTCGACAGCTGAAAGCATTTCTTCGATAAGCATCTTAATGGCGCTATAACAAAAGAGAGCGGATTGAACGTTAGCcccccaagaaacatttttgttgtataatagcttctTAAGTGCTTGTTCTATGGATATTAGCAGTGCAGTAattgaataagctactcttaaacaaatAAGTTCGGTGGGTCGGGAAGGCCTGCCAACGATAGTAGCATCCCAGCTTCCGATCTCCAGAAAATTCGGCGAGAAATCGGGAAGCTGAAGTTTAAGAGAATCGCCGAAAAGGATCGAAAGGATCCCGGCACAAATCTATAAGCAGCCCCGGGTACCActagcaaaacgacactttattGGATGATATCTTGAATTTGGGAGAAACCGAGACTACCGATGGAATGGATCTTTTGACCCATGTACAAAACGGGCGATGGCTTTGAATGCTATAATTACCGTGGCGCTACACTGCGGTCAACACCGCCTATAAGATGCTCTCCCAAATCTTGATACGTTATCTATCCCTAATAGCAGGAGAATTCGTAGGATAATATAAGATAGGGTTTATGGGGACCCGTggtcccgtgctactacggatcaaacttTCACACTCCAACAATTCCTcgagaaatgtcgggagtacatcGGTGGACGCAATCTGCATCAGACTAAAAGCAGGAACTAGGATTTGTTTAAgaatcaatgcatcgaaaaccaaatatgtaCATGAGAAGTACCGTGAGTAGCCCTAATTCGGTGCGGCTGATTTTGGCTCCTAATTTCGTGCACCTGGTATTAAGGTCAACAAATAATGCACTTTCCTTCAACTATGTTTAAATGCTTGAATGGAGTAtacatttaaatatttttttcgaaaatattctGCCTGTTCCGCTCGGAAACCGTCACCTTTGAACCAAGAGGCATCGTACGGATTTAGGATACCTCATGGTAGAGCCTCAGGAGAGGACAATATTTGTCTCCCAGAAATTTATTCTCTTCATGAACTctaccggcaccagaaataaagAGGCTCGACGTAATAGATCGAAGGTGATTTGCGAGAGTCGAGACGCTCTAGGAATCGGGGACGAGTAGCCCAGAGCCCAGAGGAGTAGAGACGTGTTCTTAATACAGCATTCGGCACTTCAGCTCAAAGTTTCAAAGGAAGGTCATTTCGGCTCGCAGCACACAACTTTTGCAAGATACGCTAAGCTTTTGTTAAAATTTCAGTTTATCATGGAAAGGGCACAGATTCTCGAGCTCTTCGCACTTACACTCCACTCCTGGCGGTAATTACAgttggctcccattatagttTATGGTTTCACCTACACGTTTTGTTTTGCGCTGGAGACACtttcaacatctttgtttcattactgatCATCAGCTAATGGTTGCCATCGGCGATTCCAGATTCAGTACATTCTGTGCCACTTCAGGTATTCCGCAAGGCAGTTAACTCGGACCGCTCATATTCCTgctttatttcaacgacgtgaTTCTCGTGCTTGAAGCAGCACGATTATCATATGCCGATGTTCTGAAAATATTCTCCCGAATCCGCTCGATTGAAGACTACCTCACACTCCAACACCAGCTGGATATTTCCGCTAATTGGTGCACCCTAAAAAGGATCGTTGTAAATCCCTCAAAGTGTTCTGTAATATCCTTCTCGCAAAAAAGATGCTGCTATTTATAACTACATACTGCTATCGAGCACTATCGAGCGGATCGATCATATCAAGTAGTTTGAAAATAGTCAAAAGTCAAATAGCCaaagtttgaaataaaacttctgttcatgaaaatatattctccgtgttcagattggcaagaagaatgcagtgaatacatttttaaaaacattgCCCTTGTATtgggctcaaaaactgcttccgaaaatgGGCTTTCTGACGAAAAGGTAATGACTGCTGGTTTCCCGTAAAAAGCattataacgggtgacaactaaaattttggaatttatttctcgagctgacaaaaaaagacaaagatgcatgaagaagatctgatttaccgaaattaaaaatacattgtGCATTGCCGAaaaaagtgaacatttgaaaacggtccgtaatcggctgttcagcgaagcttccgtttgatgtcggaacaggagcgatGTACGGCT is part of the Sabethes cyaneus chromosome 2, idSabCyanKW18_F2, whole genome shotgun sequence genome and harbors:
- the LOC128737047 gene encoding drebrin-like protein, producing MSIDLDKHRDSLVRAWKTVVDTKSSTNWALFSYEAQSNVLKVQETGEDGIAELAAEFNSGKVQYGFVRVDNKETGIAKFVFINWQGEGAPTSRKGSCAKHVRDVCNLLKGAHITIHAANEDDVEEARILEKLQKVVVNDFKVKDYSRVNDAPKPVGTNYNRVIPTKEINPAERDEFWRKEEEEEKHRLQLEYERKLSETIKLEEERRRREEREFEKREAALENAQSPAKVDTRQTPDSSRMEREREIKQVAEASGKVSSVKARFLNSTAPVNPLPVQIPQQPVVPEPAMSPDSSNEEASLINELRAELEAEQRELNGRQAETIQPPQEFFDPNATIDLSDEDNMLRARALYDYQAADDSEISFDPGDIITHIDQIDEGWWQGLAPDGTYGLFPANYVELI